In Amblyraja radiata isolate CabotCenter1 chromosome 39, sAmbRad1.1.pri, whole genome shotgun sequence, the following proteins share a genomic window:
- the ppp2r2a gene encoding serine/threonine-protein phosphatase 2A 55 kDa regulatory subunit B alpha isoform — MAGVGSGGNDIQWCFSQVKGAIDDDVAEADVISTVEFNHSGELLATGDKGGRVVIFQQEQENKSQPHCRGEYNVYSTFQSHEPEFDYLKSLEIEEKINKIRWLPQQNAAQFLLSTNDKTIKLWKISERDKRPEGYNLKEEDGRYRDPATVTTLKVPVFKPMDLMVEASPRRIFANAHTYHINSISVNSDYETYLSADDLRINLWHLEITDRSFNIVDIKPANMEELTEVITAAEFHPNQCNTFVYSSSKGTIRLCDMRAAALCDKHAKLFEEPEDPSNRSFFSEIISSISDVKFSHSGRYMMTRDYLSVKIWDLNMESRPVETYQVHEYLRSKLCSLYENDCIFDKFECCWNGCDSVVMTGSYNNFFRMFDRNTKRDITLEASRENSKPRAILKPRRVCSGGKRKKDEISVDSLDFNKKILHTAWHPKENIIAVATTNNLYIFQDKVN, encoded by the exons CTGATGTTATTTCCACGGTAGAATTCAACCACTCTGGAGAACTACTGGCAACTGGGGACAAGGGGGGTAGAGTGGTCATATTCCAGCAGGAGCAGGAG AACAAAAGCCAGCCTCATTGCAGAGGTGAATATAATGTTTACAGTACTTTTCAGAGTCACGAGCCAGAATTTGACTACTTGAAAAGTTTAGAAATTGAAGAAAAGATCAATAAAATTAGATGGTTACCCCAGCAAAATGCTGCACAGTTCCTGCTCTCTACAAATG ATAAAACAATAAAGTTGTGGAAAATCAGTGAAAGAGATAAACGACCAGAAGGATATAATTTGAAGGAGGAGGATGGTCGATATAGGGATCCTGCCACAGTCACTACGCTTAAG GTGCCGGTATTCAAACCTATGGATTTAATGGTTGAAGCAAGCCCTCGAAGAATATTTGCTAATGCACACACATATCATATAAACTCTATTTCAGTCAATAGTGACTATGAAACTTACTTATCAGCAGATGATCTTAGGATTAACCTGTGGCATTTAGAAATCACAGACAGAAGTTTTA ATATTGTAGATATCAAGCCTGCTAACATGGAGGAGCTGACTGAAGTGATTACAGCAGCGGAATTCCACCCCAATCAGTGCAACACATTTGTATACAGCAGTAGCAAGGGAACCATTCGACTGTGTGACATGAGAGCAGCTGCCCTATGTGACAAACATGCCAAAT TGTTTGAAGAACCTGAAGATCCCAGCAACAGGTCGTTCTTCTCAGAAATAATTTCTTCAATATCAGACGTCAAATTCAGTCACAGTGGTCGTTACATGATGACACGAGATTACCTATCAGTGAAAATCTGGGACTTAAATATGGAAAGTAGACCTGTGGAGACATACCAG GTCCATGAATACCTCCGAAGCAAACTGTGCTCACTGTATGAAAACGACTGTATTTTTGACAAGTTCGAATGTTGTTGGAATGGATGCGATAG TGTTGTCATGACTGGGTCGTACAACAATTTCTTCAGAATGTTCGATAGAAACACAAAACGGGACATTACGCTAGAGGCTTCGAGAGAGAACAGCAAACCACGGGCTATCCTGAAACCACGCAGGGTGTGTTCAGGGGGCAAGAGGAAGAAGGACGAGATTAGTGTTGATAGTCTGGACTTCAACAAGAAGATCCTGCACACAGCCTGGCACCCTAAGGAAAATATCATTGCCGTAGCCACAACCAACAACCTGTATATATTCCAGGACAAAGTGAATTAA